One genomic window of Haliotis asinina isolate JCU_RB_2024 chromosome 4, JCU_Hal_asi_v2, whole genome shotgun sequence includes the following:
- the LOC137282736 gene encoding solute carrier family 22 member 15-like, with protein MQTDDIIDAVGGMSWFQILIVVFIFGPKLLISWGMLMMSFAGTTPDWWCIPTTASSVDETSFRNNETFKTCPSSDSLTCQIEFSQDKSTIISEWGLICDQKMLSPLVTSIQMGGVVVGAFLGGQFADVIGRKWTYYICLALQGGFNLVAAFSVTWQMFAVLRFLIGVMIGSLQVVSYPYLMEFLGRKWRPLASALPVWVTGVCIFALSVWLRPNWSHQHIIAGALHLPFLAGWFFVPESLRWLAVKGRTEEAEKVVDQMSRYNKKEKPADTLLLLKQVADEEKKLRASGSKYTYLDIYRPWSICWKSLVIQLAWAGMSLVYYGISFGVGKLSGNLYLNIFLLAAVEVPTSVLTFFTNNKFGRKWTAIAFFGFATASAFGVAVVTKTVSEDQQGTATNVLALLTKLGVGAAWCAHGVLSSETYPTVIRNLGYGGAHTAGRLGGTIAPYVFAMGGDDLVVPFVIVGSVMAACAGLSAVLKDTNGQPMPDTMKDQANTWGDVVIAETPMVTEKTKF; from the exons ATGCAGACGGACGACATCATCGATGCCGTTGGGGGCATGTCCTGGTTCCAGATCCTCATAGTTGTGTTCATATTTGGTCCAAAGCTGCTGATATCGTGGGGGATGTTGATGATGTCGTTTGCCGGGACGACTCCAGACTGGTGGTGTATACCAACCACAGCGTCCTCTGTTGATGAGACCTCCTTCAGAAACAACGAAACTTTCAAAACATGTCCCAGCTCGGACAGCCTAACTTGTCAGATTGAGTTCAGTCAGGATAAAAGCACCATCATCAGCGAG TGGGGTTTGATTTGTGACCAGAAAATGCTCAGTCCCCTTGTCACATCTATACAAATGGGCGGAGTGGTCGTTGGAGCATTTCTTGGTGGACAATTCGCTGACGTCATCGGGCGGAAGTGGACTTACTACATCTGTCTAGCCCTTCAAGGTGGATTCAACCTGGTTGCAGCCTTCTCTGTTACCTGGCAGATGTTTGCTGTGTTGAGGTTTCTAATCGGGGTGATGATTGGCTCTCTCCAGGTGGTAAGCTACCCGTATTTAATGGAGTTTCTGGGTAGGAAATGGCGCCCCCTGGCCTCAGCATTACCTGTCTGGGTGACGGGCGTATGCATATTTGCTCTGTCCGTCTGGCTGAGACCTAACTGGTCACATCAACACATCATCGCGGGTGCACTTCATCTGCCCTTCTTGGCGGGATGGTT CTTTGTCCCAGAAAGTCTTCGCTGGTTGGCTGTGAAGGGTCGGACTGAGGAGGCTGAAAAGGTGGTGGATCAGATGAGCCGATACAACAAGAAAGAGAAGCCTGCAGACACACTGCTGCTGCTGAAACAGGTGGCGGATGAGGAGAAGAAACTGAGAGCGTCTGGCAGCAAGTACACCTACTTGGATATATACAGACCCTGGAGCATCTGTTGGAAGTCTCTAGTCATACAGCTTGCATG gGCTGGTATGTCACTGGTGTACTATGGGATATCGTTCGGTGTAGGAAAACTGTCGGGAAACCTGTATCTGAACATCTTTCTACTGGCGGCAGTGGAGGTGCCAACTAGCGTGTTGACTTTCTTCACAAACAACAA ATTTGGAAGAAAGTGGACAGCGATCGCGTTCTTTGGTTTTGCAACTGCGAGTGCTTTTGGAGTTGCTGTCGTTACGAAAACAG TGTCTGAAGACCAACAAGGAACCGCCACCAACGTCTTGGCTCTGTTGACCAAACTTGGTGTTGGTGCTGCTTGGTGTGCCCACGGAGTCCTCTCGAGTGAGACTTACCCCACTGTCATAAG aAACTTGGGTTACGGAGGAGCTCATACCGCAGGTCGACTTGGGGGCACGATAGCTCCATACGTCTTCGCAATG GGAGGTGATGACCTCGTTGTGCCTTTCGTCATCGTTGGCTCGGTGATGGCCGCCTGCGCAGGGCTATCTGCTGTCTTGAAGGACACGAACGGACAGCCCATGCCCGACACCATGAAGGATCAGGCGAATACGTGGGGCGATGTGGTGATAGCGGAGACTCCAATGGTCACGGAGAAAACCAAGTTTTGA
- the LOC137282737 gene encoding solute carrier family 22 member 15-like: protein MYTDDIIEAVGGMSRFQILMVVFIFGPKTLMAWGMLMMSFAGTTPDWWCIPTSVSPADATQSMNNVTFKLCPTSNITCDKHYSLDKNTIVSEWDLVCDQSILQSVITSVQMAGVFTGAFLGGQSADVIGRKWTYYICLFLQGGFNLVAAFSVNWQMFAALRFLIGSMIGSLLVVSYPYFMEFVGRKWRPLSSSIPIWVTGVCAFALSSYLRPDWSHQHIIVAALHLPFLAGWFIVPESLRWLAVKGRTEDAEKVVDQMSRYNKREKPANTLLLLKQVADEENKLRASGNKYTYLDVFRPWSMCWKSLIIQFIWMCMSLVYYGIAFGAGRLAGNLYLNIFLLSVVEIPATVMVFFLTNKIGRRWAAFLFFATSTAGSFGICIVVKAVAEDEQGIIVNVLALVAKLGVGAAWCVMQLLSSETYPTVTRNLGYGAANTAARIGGILAPYIFATGADGDLVVPFVIVGSTMAICGVLSLVLKETRGQPLADSIGGQVNSCGEVLSAADVGKTKV, encoded by the exons ATGTACACGGACGACATCATCGAAGCCGTCGGGGGCATGTCCCGGTTCCAGATCCTCATGGTTGTGTTCATATTCGGTCCAAAGACGTTGATGGCATGGGGGATGTTGATGATGTCGTTTGCAGGGACGACTCCAGACTGGTGGTGTATCCCAACATCTGTGTCGCCTGCAGATGCAACACAATCCATGAACAACGTCACCTTCAAACTGTGTCCCACCTCGAACATCACCTGTGATAAACACTACAGTCTGGACAAGAACACCATCGTAAGCGAG TGGGATCTTGTATGTGACCAGTCAATTCTTCAGTCCGTTATCACATCCGTGCAAATGGCCGGAGTGTTCACTGGAGCATTTCTTGGTGGACAATCTGCTGACGTCATCGGCCGGAAGTGGACTTACTACATCTGTCTGTTCCTTCAAGGCGGATTCAACCTGGTTGCAGCGTTCTCCGTCAACTGGCAGATGTTTGCAGCCTTACGTTTTCTAATCGGGTCCATGATCGGTTCTCTCCTGGTAGTAAGCTATCCGTATTTTATGGAGTTTGTCGGAAGGAAATGGCGTCCTCTGTCATCATCAATACCTATCTGGGTGACGGGCGTGTGTGCATTTGCTCTGTCCAGCTATCTGAGACCTGACTGGTCGCATCAACACATCATCGTTGCTGCACTTCATCTGCCGTTTTTAGCGGGATGGTT CATTGTCCCAGAAAGTCTTCGCTGGTTGGCTGTGAAGGGTCGGACTGAGGATGCTGAAAAGGTGGTGGATCAGATGAGCCGATACAACAAGAGAGAGAAGCCCGCAAACACGCTGTTGCTGCTGAAACAGGTGGCGGATGAGGAGAATAAACTGAGAGCGTCTGGCAACAAGTACACCTACCTGGATGTTTTCAGGCCGTGGAGCATGTGTTGGAAGTCTCTCATCATCCAGTTTATATG GATGTGCATGTCACTGGTGTACTATGGGATAGCATTCGGAGCAGGGAGACTTGCAGGGAACCTCTATCTGAACATCTTCCTGTTGTCGGTGGTGGAGATACCTGCCACAGTGATGGTGTTCTTCCTGACTAACAA AATCGGCAGAAGATGGGCGGCCTTCCTGTTCTTTGCTACATCCACCGCGGGCTCATTTGGTATTTGCATTGTCGTTAAAGCAG TCGCTGAGGATGAACAAGGAATCATTGTCAACGTGTTGGCTCTGGTGGCCAAACTTGGCGTCGGCGCGGCTTGGTGTGTGATGCAGCTGTTGTCGAGTGAGACTTACCCAACTGTCACAAG AAATTTGGGCTACGGTGCAGCTAATACAGCGGCTCGCATTGGTGGAATACTTGCCCCATACATCTTTGCAACG GGAGCAGATGGTGATCTCGTGGTGCCTTTCGTCATCGTTGGGTCGACAATGGCCATCTGTGGAGTGCTATCTCTGGTTCTGAAGGAGACGAGGGGTCAACCTTTGGCTGACTCCATTGGGGGCCAAGTGAACTCCTGTGGGGAGGTGCTCTCAGCAGCTGATGTAGGAAAGACCAAGGTGTAA
- the LOC137282738 gene encoding monocarboxylate transporter 12-like, with the protein MAGKDFDQKLDRHPCFILSVSFMTLFLNSSLCYASGVFHVALLETYHADVDVTVWLGSLFLSMSSLAGPVASFVINMTDCRTCVVLSGILGLVGFSANIFIYDIKWLFVTYALLAGLGTSLSHTSALVVLGYHFKHNMSMVCGIVVCGMAIGVFVHPPLCQFLIDTYGLRQAFLIVGAIAFNSCVYGMLMKPTRFERERRAKIFSGRPNCLTLLMALCGDCSGYAKVFRNKSFVFFLLCGCSFGMGTSVMYLYLPDFLSKQGISLQVASFSVSTSGIGGIVSRVLTGFAAQDPGIGSGLMFASLNGLMGVLSFLIPLFTSTSVTVCVYGFFVGLYTGSSWALFNPITFEILGVELMATGFGALMGSCGIGFLIGPPLGGYVFKIFRAYYGVYIFAGVMFLTCTFCGFLSTTLRKSPRTLHDNANPGDVEVIPLQASKSKDESML; encoded by the exons ATGGCGGGCAAGGATTTCGACCAGAAGCTAGACAGGCATCCCTGCTTCATTCTCTCCGTGTCGTTCATGACGTTGTTCCTTAACTCAAGTCTCTGTTATGCCTCGGGAGTGTTCCACGTAGCGTTACTGGAGACGTACCACGCTGATGTTGATGTGACGGTCTGGCTCGGTTCGTTATTCCTCAGCATGTCCTCACTTgcag GTCCAGTGGCAAGCTTTGTCATCAACATGACAGACTGTCGCACGTGTGTGGTTTTATCTGGAATACTAGGCCTTGTAGGTTTCTCtgcaaatatattcatatatgacATCAAGTGGCTTTTTGTAACCTATGCTCTACTTGCAG GACTCGGAACTAGTTTGTCTCACACGAGTGCCTTAGTTGTTCTCGGTTACCATTTCAAACATAACATGAGCATGGTGTGTGGAATAGTGGTGTGTGGGATGGCTATTGGTGTTTTTGTCCACCCGCCATTATGCCAGTTCCTCATAGACACATATGGACTCCGCCAAGCATTCCTCATCGTCGGAGCGATAGCATTCAATTCCTGCGTCTATGGGATGCTGATGAAGCCAACCAGATTCGAAAGGGAACGTCGTGCCAAGATATTCAGTGGGCGACCAAATTGCCTTACATTGTTAATGGCGTTATGTGGTGATTGTTCTGGTTATGCCAAGGTTTTCAGGAACAAAtcatttgtgttttttcttttgtgtgGATGCTCATTCGGCATGGGCACCTCGGTCATGTATTTATACCTCCCAGACTTCTTAAGTAAACAAGGAATATCTCTTCAAGTAGCATCTTTCAGTGTCTCTACTTCCGGTATAGGTGGAATAGTCTCGCGTGTTCTCACGGGATTTGCAGCACAAGATCCAGGCATAGGCAGTGGGCTGATGTTTGCATCCCTGAACGGCCTTATGGGGGTATTATCGTTCCTCATTCCCCTATTTACATCTACCTCAGTGACTGTGTGTGTCTATGGCTTCTTTGTTGGACTCTACACTGGTAGCAGCTGGGCGCTGTTCAATCCCATTACATTTGAAATTCTTGGAGTGGAACTCATGGCAACCGGCTTTGGAGCTCTGATGGGCTCTTGTGGTATCGGATTTCTCATTGGCCCACCTTTAGGAG GATATGTCTTCAAAATATTCCGGGCTTACTATGGTGTCTACATATTTGCAG GTGTGATGTTCCTTACTTGCACTTTCTGTGGCTTCCTCTCTACAACCCTCCGGAAGTCACCGAGGACTCTTCATGACAATGCAAACCCAGGTGATGTTGAAGTCATCCCCTTGCAAGCAAGTAAATCAAAGGACGAGAGCATGCTGTGA